A single region of the Raphanus sativus cultivar WK10039 chromosome 1, ASM80110v3, whole genome shotgun sequence genome encodes:
- the LOC108851970 gene encoding uncharacterized protein LOC108851970: MFFFFAGGLGQQVRQVLKSNAGKCIRCGSEADLVDYDKVLKLFFVPVWRWPGKDPVLHCRDCDLFFPQSLSPPISLSRCRFCDRVVEPEFRFCPFCGSSL; encoded by the coding sequence ATGTTCTTTTTCTTCGCTGGTGGATTAGGGCAACAGGTGAGGCAGGTGCTCAAATCCAACGCCGGAAAATGCATACGATGTGGCTCTGAAGCCGATTTGGTGGATTACGACAAAGTCTTGAAGCTGTTCTTCGTTCCTGTCTGGAGATGGCCCGGGAAAGACCCTGTGCTCCATTGTAGAGACTGCGATCTGTTTTTCCCTCAGTCTCTTTCACCGCCGATTTCTCTATCTAGGTGCCGTTTCTGCGATCGAGTCGTAGAGCCTGAATTTCGTTTCTGCCCCTTTTGTGGCTCTTCTCTGTGA